From one Streptomyces sp. Q6 genomic stretch:
- a CDS encoding MBL fold metallo-hydrolase, whose amino-acid sequence MTETLTPHGHGTRPAAPQRMREIADGVFAYVQPEGGWCVNNAGVLVGSDRVTVIDTAATEARARALRQAIGDLTASPPRVLVNTHFHGDHTFGNAVVGGSDAVIVAHERARTEMAAAGLGLTGLWPDVEWGGISVTLPHLTYEDRLVLHLDDRQAELIHVGPAHTTNDTVVWLPRERVLFAGDVLMSGCTPFVLMGSVRGSLRAVERLRALDPLLVVGGHGPVCGPEVLDETAAYLRRIQRLAADGAKAGLTPLETAREAGPGPYAHWLDAERLVGNLHRAYAEQAGGADGEPLDVVSVFGELVAYNGGRLPACYA is encoded by the coding sequence ATGACCGAGACGCTCACCCCGCACGGCCACGGCACCCGCCCCGCCGCCCCACAGCGGATGCGGGAGATCGCCGACGGCGTCTTCGCGTACGTCCAGCCGGAGGGCGGCTGGTGCGTCAACAACGCCGGCGTCCTGGTCGGGTCCGACCGCGTCACCGTCATCGACACGGCCGCCACCGAAGCCAGGGCCCGCGCCCTGCGCCAGGCGATCGGCGACCTCACGGCCAGTCCGCCACGGGTCCTCGTCAACACGCACTTCCACGGCGACCACACCTTCGGCAACGCGGTCGTCGGCGGCTCGGACGCCGTGATCGTCGCCCACGAGCGGGCCCGTACGGAGATGGCCGCGGCCGGTCTCGGCCTCACCGGCCTGTGGCCCGACGTCGAGTGGGGCGGGATCTCCGTCACCCTGCCCCATCTCACGTACGAGGACCGCCTCGTCCTGCATCTCGACGACCGGCAGGCCGAGTTGATCCACGTCGGCCCCGCGCACACCACCAACGACACGGTCGTCTGGCTGCCGCGGGAGCGGGTGCTGTTCGCCGGTGACGTCCTCATGTCGGGGTGCACCCCGTTCGTCCTGATGGGCTCGGTCAGAGGCTCCCTGCGGGCCGTCGAACGGCTGCGCGCGCTCGACCCGCTCCTGGTGGTCGGCGGGCACGGCCCGGTCTGCGGACCGGAGGTCCTGGACGAGACGGCCGCGTATCTGCGCCGGATCCAGCGGCTCGCCGCGGACGGCGCGAAGGCCGGGCTGACGCCCCTGGAGACCGCCCGCGAAGCGGGTCCCGGCCCGTACGCGCACTGGCTGGACGCCGAACGACTCGTCGGGAACCTCCATCGGGCGTACGCCGAGCAGGCCGGAGGAGCGGACGGGGAACCTCTGGACGTCGTGTCCGTCTTCGGTGAGCTGGTGGCGTACAACGGCGGCCGTCTGCCGGCCTGTTACGCCTGA
- a CDS encoding aromatase/cyclase — MGAPVTPHTARHTAVLKAPAARAYGIVADVLDWPLYFTPCLHAQVLESSPDGERIRLWALVGHEVRSWTSRRTFDPDGLRIGFRQENSAPPLASMGGHWAFATEPAEGTSTLVLAHDWTLTDDDPASARWVAEALDGNSVTEVASVVDWAERTDAVGELVFSFTDEVEIDGPADEVYAFLHRADLWPDRLPHVARLELGTTPAGEATAGAEVQTLEMDTAAADGTVHTTRSVRLCFPGETTARIVYKQTTVPRPLLGHSGEWTVTAGADGRTRVIARHSVALDPDGVTAFFGAGTDLADARAKVREALGGNSRRTLAAARAHVESGSGRR, encoded by the coding sequence ATGGGAGCTCCCGTGACCCCGCACACCGCCCGGCACACGGCCGTCCTCAAGGCGCCCGCGGCCCGCGCGTACGGCATCGTCGCCGACGTCCTCGACTGGCCGCTCTACTTCACCCCCTGCCTGCACGCCCAGGTACTGGAGAGCTCGCCCGACGGCGAACGCATCCGCCTGTGGGCGCTGGTCGGCCACGAGGTGCGCAGCTGGACCTCGCGGCGCACGTTCGACCCCGACGGGCTGCGCATCGGGTTCCGGCAGGAGAACAGCGCCCCGCCCCTCGCCTCGATGGGCGGCCACTGGGCGTTCGCGACCGAGCCGGCCGAGGGGACGAGTACGCTCGTCCTCGCCCACGACTGGACCCTCACCGACGACGACCCCGCATCGGCGCGCTGGGTGGCCGAAGCCCTCGACGGCAACAGCGTCACCGAGGTCGCCTCGGTCGTCGACTGGGCCGAACGCACCGACGCGGTGGGGGAGTTGGTGTTCTCCTTCACCGACGAGGTGGAGATCGACGGACCGGCCGACGAGGTGTACGCCTTCCTGCACCGGGCCGACCTCTGGCCGGACAGGCTCCCCCACGTCGCCCGCCTGGAACTCGGCACCACGCCCGCGGGCGAGGCCACGGCCGGGGCCGAGGTGCAGACGCTGGAGATGGACACCGCGGCCGCCGACGGCACGGTGCACACCACCCGCTCGGTACGGCTCTGCTTCCCCGGCGAGACCACCGCGCGGATCGTCTACAAGCAGACGACCGTGCCGCGCCCGCTGCTCGGCCACAGCGGCGAGTGGACCGTCACCGCGGGCGCGGACGGCCGCACACGGGTCATCGCACGCCACAGTGTCGCGCTCGACCCCGACGGCGTCACGGCGTTCTTCGGCGCCGGGACCGATCTCGCCGACGCCCGCGCGAAGGTGCGCGAGGCGCTGGGCGGCAACAGCCGCCGCACGCTCGCCGCGGCCCGCGCCCACGTGGAGAGCGGGAGCGGTCGCCGATGA
- a CDS encoding SDR family NAD(P)-dependent oxidoreductase, which yields MTATTTQTAEDHEAGAARRGTALVTGATRGIGHAVAAALAGSGHPVFLCARDEEALTATVKELTELGHEADGAVCDVTSAPAVREFVRAAVDRFGPVEVLVNNAGRSGGGVTADLPDELWYDVIDTNLNSVFLVTKEALTTGGMRERDRGRIISIASTGGKQGVVFGAPYSASKHGVIGFTKALGLELARTGITVNAVCPGYVETPMAGQVRRHYADLWDVPEEEVLSRFEAKIPLGRYSRPDEVAALVGYLASDAAAAVTAQAWNVCGGLGNY from the coding sequence GTGACCGCAACGACAACGCAGACAGCCGAGGACCACGAGGCCGGAGCCGCCCGCCGCGGCACCGCCCTCGTCACCGGGGCGACCCGGGGCATCGGCCACGCCGTGGCCGCGGCCCTGGCGGGCAGCGGGCATCCGGTCTTCCTCTGCGCCCGCGACGAGGAGGCGCTGACCGCGACCGTCAAGGAACTGACCGAGCTCGGCCACGAGGCGGACGGCGCGGTCTGCGACGTCACCTCGGCCCCGGCGGTACGGGAGTTCGTGCGCGCCGCCGTCGACCGCTTCGGCCCGGTCGAGGTCCTCGTCAACAACGCGGGCCGCAGCGGCGGCGGCGTCACCGCCGACCTGCCCGACGAGCTCTGGTACGACGTGATCGACACCAACCTCAACAGCGTCTTCCTCGTGACGAAGGAGGCACTGACCACCGGCGGCATGCGCGAGCGCGACCGCGGCCGGATCATCAGCATCGCCTCCACCGGTGGGAAGCAGGGGGTGGTCTTCGGGGCGCCGTACTCGGCCTCCAAGCACGGGGTCATCGGCTTCACCAAGGCGCTGGGCCTGGAGCTCGCCCGGACCGGCATCACCGTCAACGCCGTCTGCCCCGGCTACGTCGAGACGCCGATGGCGGGCCAGGTCCGCCGGCACTACGCCGACCTGTGGGACGTACCGGAGGAGGAGGTGCTGAGCCGCTTCGAGGCGAAGATCCCGCTGGGCCGCTACAGCCGCCCCGACGAAGTGGCCGCGCTGGTCGGCTACCTGGCGTCCGACGCGGCCGCCGCCGTCACCGCGCAGGCGTGGAACGTGTGCGGCGGACTGGGGAACTACTGA
- a CDS encoding nuclear transport factor 2 family protein produces MTTSAPAATAALTGLYAEVQQFYARQAHRLDAVRAEEFAATFAQDGEFEHSPDSPPARGREAIAEEVRGFNERRFADDPVQRRHWFNMLDVRPQDDGSIQTEFYALVVITRPGQATPVIAPSCVVRDVLVREDGHLRTLRRKVTQDHLSF; encoded by the coding sequence GTGACCACCAGCGCACCGGCGGCGACCGCCGCCCTCACCGGCCTCTACGCGGAGGTCCAGCAGTTCTACGCCCGGCAGGCGCATCGCCTCGACGCCGTCCGGGCCGAGGAGTTCGCCGCGACCTTCGCCCAGGACGGGGAGTTCGAGCACTCCCCCGACTCGCCCCCGGCGCGGGGCCGCGAGGCGATCGCCGAGGAGGTGCGCGGCTTCAACGAGCGCCGCTTCGCCGACGATCCCGTGCAGCGACGGCACTGGTTCAACATGCTGGACGTACGCCCGCAGGACGACGGCAGCATCCAGACGGAGTTCTACGCCCTGGTGGTGATCACCCGGCCCGGACAGGCCACGCCGGTGATCGCGCCCAGCTGCGTGGTGCGTGACGTGCTCGTCCGCGAGGACGGTCACCTGCGCACGCTGCGACGGAAGGTGACGCAGGATCACCTGTCGTTCTGA
- a CDS encoding acyl carrier protein encodes MSTITLNDLRQILAVCAGEDEDTAFDGTDLDTPFTDLGYDSLAMLETAAHVTQRFGVEIDDTELSDLRTPRQFLDGVNEVLARAA; translated from the coding sequence ATGAGCACGATCACCCTGAACGACCTCCGGCAGATCCTCGCCGTGTGCGCCGGCGAGGACGAGGACACCGCCTTCGACGGAACCGACCTCGACACCCCGTTCACCGACCTCGGATACGACTCGCTCGCCATGCTGGAGACGGCGGCCCATGTCACCCAGCGATTCGGAGTGGAGATCGACGACACCGAGTTGTCGGATCTGCGGACCCCGCGGCAGTTCCTCGACGGCGTGAACGAGGTGCTCGCCCGAGCCGCCTGA
- a CDS encoding ketosynthase chain-length factor, producing MTLAPARTSTTTRTRTAVVTGIGVVAPNGLGVEEWWAATLSGVSGIRPVDSFDATGYPTRLVGRIEGFEDAAHVPGRLLPQTDRVTRLALAATDWALADAAAEPDTIPEYDKSVITSNATGGFEFTHREIRKLWTQGPQHVSVYESFAWFYAVNTGQISIRHGMRGAGGVLVSEQAGGLDAIGHARRTLRKGSTFTVTGGVESALDPWGLAAHTASGRLSREPDPARAYVPFDTRASGHVPGEGGAILILEDAAAADRRGARQVYGEIAGYAATFDPAPGSGRPPGLERAARTALADAGAEPSDVDVVFADAAGDPALDRAETAALTALFGPYGVPVTAPRTMTGRLAAGGPALDVAAALLSVRDGVVPPTINVARPGPDHRIDLVRDAPRTLAVRTALVLARGQGGFNAAVVVRAPEAQ from the coding sequence ATGACCCTCGCACCGGCCCGGACCAGTACAACTACCCGTACCCGTACGGCGGTCGTGACCGGAATCGGTGTCGTCGCCCCCAACGGGCTCGGTGTCGAGGAGTGGTGGGCCGCCACGCTCAGCGGAGTCAGCGGCATCCGGCCCGTCGACTCCTTCGACGCCACCGGCTATCCGACCCGACTGGTGGGCCGCATCGAGGGCTTCGAGGACGCCGCGCACGTGCCGGGACGGCTGCTCCCGCAGACCGACCGGGTCACCAGGCTGGCCCTGGCCGCCACCGACTGGGCCCTCGCGGACGCGGCGGCGGAACCCGACACGATCCCCGAGTACGACAAGAGCGTGATCACCTCCAACGCCACGGGCGGCTTCGAGTTCACCCACCGCGAGATCCGCAAGCTCTGGACACAAGGACCGCAGCACGTCAGCGTGTACGAGTCCTTCGCCTGGTTCTACGCGGTCAACACCGGCCAGATCTCCATCCGCCACGGCATGCGCGGAGCCGGCGGTGTGCTCGTCTCCGAACAGGCCGGCGGCCTCGACGCGATCGGCCACGCCCGCCGCACGCTGCGCAAGGGCAGCACCTTCACGGTCACCGGCGGTGTCGAGTCGGCCCTCGACCCGTGGGGCCTGGCCGCGCACACGGCGAGCGGCCGCCTCTCGCGGGAACCCGACCCCGCCCGCGCCTACGTTCCCTTCGACACCCGGGCGAGCGGCCATGTCCCGGGGGAGGGCGGCGCGATCCTGATCCTGGAGGACGCCGCGGCCGCGGACCGGCGCGGAGCCCGGCAGGTCTACGGGGAGATCGCCGGATACGCCGCCACGTTCGACCCCGCCCCCGGCTCCGGGCGGCCACCCGGTCTCGAACGGGCCGCCCGCACCGCCCTCGCCGACGCGGGCGCGGAACCGTCCGACGTCGACGTGGTGTTCGCCGACGCCGCCGGTGATCCGGCCCTGGACCGGGCGGAGACCGCGGCCCTCACCGCGCTCTTCGGTCCGTACGGGGTGCCGGTGACCGCGCCCCGGACGATGACCGGACGGCTGGCCGCGGGAGGTCCCGCGCTGGATGTCGCGGCCGCCCTGCTGTCCGTACGCGACGGCGTCGTGCCCCCGACGATCAACGTCGCACGGCCCGGCCCCGACCACCGGATCGATCTCGTACGGGACGCGCCGCGCACCCTCGCGGTGCGCACCGCCCTCGTACTGGCGCGCGGACAGGGCGGATTCAACGCCGCCGTGGTCGTCCGCGCGCCGGAAGCCCAGTGA
- a CDS encoding beta-ketoacyl-[acyl-carrier-protein] synthase family protein produces the protein MNRQVAITGIGVVAPGGVGKKAFWDLLVSGRTATRTLSFFDPSPFRSQIAAEVDFAPERHGLTPREIRRLDRAAQFAVVSARECLADSGLEFAELRPERTGVSVGSAVGGTTTLEREYLALSDSGRTWELDAGYISPHLFDAFVPSSLAAEVARVVGAEGPAAVVSTGCTSGLDSLGYARDLIAEGSADVMLAGAADTPISPIAVACFDAIKATSPRNDAPEHASRPFDRTRNGFVLAEGAAMFVLEELGHARARGAHVYGLISGYATRCNAYHMTGLKPDGREMAEAIRHALEEGRTDPASVGYVNAHGSGTKQNDRHETAAFKTALGDHARHVPISSIKSMIGHSLGAIGSIEIAACALALEYGAVPPTANLHEPDPECDLDYVPNEAREVAVDTVLSVGSGFGGFQSAMVLAREPRQESAA, from the coding sequence GTGAACCGACAAGTCGCCATCACCGGGATCGGCGTGGTGGCACCGGGCGGAGTGGGCAAGAAGGCCTTCTGGGACCTGCTGGTCTCGGGCCGCACCGCCACCCGCACCCTCTCCTTCTTCGACCCCTCCCCGTTCCGCTCGCAGATCGCCGCCGAGGTCGACTTCGCGCCCGAGCGCCACGGACTCACGCCCCGCGAGATCCGCCGGCTGGACAGGGCCGCGCAGTTCGCCGTGGTCAGCGCCCGCGAGTGCCTCGCCGACAGCGGTCTGGAGTTCGCCGAACTCCGGCCGGAGCGGACCGGCGTCAGCGTCGGCAGCGCCGTCGGCGGCACCACCACGCTCGAACGCGAGTACCTCGCGCTCAGCGACAGCGGCCGCACCTGGGAACTCGACGCCGGATACATCTCCCCGCACCTGTTCGACGCGTTCGTACCCAGTTCCCTCGCGGCCGAAGTGGCCCGGGTCGTCGGCGCCGAGGGCCCGGCCGCCGTCGTCTCCACCGGCTGCACCTCCGGCCTCGACTCCCTCGGCTACGCCCGCGACCTGATCGCGGAGGGCAGCGCCGACGTCATGCTGGCCGGCGCCGCCGACACCCCCATCTCACCGATCGCCGTGGCCTGCTTCGACGCGATCAAGGCGACCTCACCGCGCAACGACGCGCCCGAGCACGCCTCGCGCCCCTTCGACCGCACCCGCAACGGCTTCGTCCTCGCGGAGGGCGCGGCCATGTTCGTCCTGGAGGAACTCGGCCACGCGAGGGCCCGCGGAGCGCACGTGTACGGGCTGATCTCCGGCTACGCCACGCGCTGCAACGCGTACCACATGACCGGGCTCAAGCCGGACGGCCGGGAGATGGCCGAGGCCATCCGCCACGCACTGGAGGAGGGCCGCACCGACCCCGCCTCCGTCGGCTACGTCAACGCGCACGGATCCGGCACCAAGCAGAACGACCGGCACGAGACGGCCGCCTTCAAGACCGCCCTCGGCGACCACGCCCGGCACGTGCCCATCAGCTCCATCAAGTCCATGATCGGCCACTCGCTGGGCGCGATCGGCTCGATCGAGATCGCGGCCTGCGCCCTCGCGCTGGAGTACGGCGCCGTGCCGCCCACCGCCAATCTGCACGAACCCGACCCCGAGTGCGACCTCGACTACGTGCCGAACGAGGCGCGCGAGGTCGCCGTCGACACCGTGCTCAGCGTCGGCAGCGGCTTCGGCGGCTTCCAGAGCGCGATGGTCCTCGCCCGTGAACCCCGTCAGGAGAGTGCGGCATGA
- a CDS encoding acyltransferase domain-containing protein, giving the protein MDERRTVLLLPGQGAQRERMAAGLYGRERVFTDAMDDFFRFFDALDGRGGGRSGERRGRRLSDRPGDRLGGQGEALRATWLRAAPGSAIGEARAAQPLLFAVGHALGRAVDRWGSGVDVLVGHSAGELAAACLAGVFTLEEGAGLLAARSRVTAPAGGMLAVAAPAAALAAHARDGVVVGAVNGPRQTVLSGPSGPLAEAARRLRAAGVTVRPLRSDHGFHSPSMEPVANAFTAAFGALELRAPTRELISCRTARRLTRDEARRPAFWGDQLSLPVRFWPALRALLDAHTEGPGLVLLDASCDHSLSAAARRHPAVRSGAVVVAPLLPSHGTGTAADVAALDAARAVHARASVSRAAT; this is encoded by the coding sequence ATGGACGAACGAAGGACCGTACTGCTGCTGCCCGGCCAGGGCGCGCAGCGCGAACGGATGGCCGCCGGCCTGTACGGGCGGGAGCGGGTGTTCACGGACGCGATGGACGACTTCTTCCGCTTCTTCGACGCGCTCGACGGCCGGGGCGGTGGTCGTTCCGGTGAACGGCGCGGCCGTCGGCTCAGCGATCGGCCCGGGGATCGGCTCGGCGGTCAAGGGGAAGCGCTGCGTGCCACCTGGTTGCGTGCGGCCCCCGGCTCCGCGATCGGCGAGGCGCGTGCCGCGCAGCCTCTGCTGTTCGCCGTGGGGCACGCGCTCGGGCGTGCCGTGGACCGCTGGGGCTCCGGCGTGGACGTGCTGGTGGGGCACAGCGCGGGCGAGCTCGCGGCGGCCTGCCTCGCCGGGGTGTTCACCCTGGAGGAGGGCGCGGGCCTGCTGGCCGCGCGGTCGCGGGTGACCGCCCCGGCGGGAGGGATGCTCGCGGTCGCCGCCCCGGCCGCCGCGCTGGCCGCCCACGCGCGCGACGGCGTGGTGGTGGGCGCGGTCAACGGGCCCCGGCAGACGGTCCTTTCGGGTCCCTCCGGCCCTCTCGCCGAGGCCGCGCGGCGGCTGCGGGCGGCCGGGGTGACCGTGCGGCCGCTCCGCTCGGACCACGGGTTCCACAGCCCCTCGATGGAGCCGGTCGCGAACGCGTTCACCGCCGCGTTCGGCGCGCTGGAGCTGCGGGCGCCGACGCGGGAGCTGATCTCGTGCCGGACCGCCCGCCGTCTCACGCGGGACGAGGCGCGCCGCCCCGCCTTCTGGGGTGACCAGTTGAGCCTCCCGGTGCGGTTCTGGCCCGCGCTGCGGGCGCTGCTCGACGCGCACACCGAGGGTCCCGGGCTCGTCCTGCTCGACGCGAGCTGCGACCACAGCCTCTCGGCGGCCGCCCGGCGTCATCCCGCCGTGCGTTCCGGTGCGGTCGTGGTGGCGCCGCTGCTGCCGTCGCACGGTACGGGGACGGCCGCCGACGTGGCCGCCCTGGACGCGGCGCGGGCGGTTCACGCCCGCGCCTCGGTGAGCCGGGCGGCCACGTAG
- a CDS encoding acyl carrier protein, giving the protein MSAFTLDEFRKLVDDTLDSEAAAALDETTLDTTFTDLGYDSLTVFELVTRIQDDYPVTISDEQLDELKTPSALIAYVAARLTEARA; this is encoded by the coding sequence GTGAGCGCCTTCACCCTCGACGAGTTCCGCAAGCTCGTGGACGACACCCTCGACAGCGAGGCCGCCGCCGCCCTCGACGAGACGACCCTGGACACCACGTTCACCGACCTCGGCTACGACTCGCTGACCGTGTTCGAACTCGTCACCCGCATCCAGGACGACTACCCGGTCACTATTTCCGACGAGCAGCTCGACGAGCTCAAGACCCCCTCGGCGCTGATCGCCTACGTGGCCGCCCGGCTCACCGAGGCGCGGGCGTGA
- a CDS encoding beta-ketoacyl-ACP synthase 3 produces the protein MSQQIRAAAGGHSRILGIGGYRPRTVVSNDEMCARVDSSPQWIESRSGIRERRFAQPDETLAVMAVAAAGKALAHAGAVPDQVDLVLVASMSNLVQTPPLSVRVAEALGARNAAGVDVSAACAGFCHALAIASDAVSAGSARHVLVIGTERMTDIVDPLDRSVSVLFADGAGAAVVGPSPTPGIGPVVRGAAGRYEQALSMSASWDAFAADPDPRRRPWMRMDGRRVFRWAMEEVAPQARLALTAAGVEPAGLDVFVPHQANLRMIELMAERLGLGAGTAIARDVVRSGNTSAASVPLALEALLTAGTASTGDTALLMGFGAGLNFAGQVVALP, from the coding sequence TTGTCCCAGCAGATCAGGGCCGCCGCGGGCGGCCACAGCAGAATTCTCGGCATCGGCGGCTACCGGCCGCGCACGGTGGTGTCGAACGACGAGATGTGCGCGCGGGTCGACTCGTCCCCGCAGTGGATCGAGAGCCGCAGCGGCATCCGCGAACGGCGTTTCGCGCAGCCGGACGAGACGCTGGCGGTGATGGCCGTGGCCGCCGCGGGCAAGGCGCTGGCGCACGCCGGAGCCGTACCCGACCAGGTCGATCTGGTGCTGGTCGCGAGCATGTCGAACCTGGTGCAGACGCCGCCGCTGTCGGTCCGGGTGGCCGAGGCGCTCGGTGCGCGGAACGCGGCCGGGGTGGATGTGTCGGCCGCGTGCGCGGGGTTCTGCCACGCGCTGGCCATCGCCTCGGACGCGGTGTCGGCGGGCAGCGCCCGGCATGTGCTGGTGATCGGCACGGAACGGATGACGGACATCGTCGATCCCCTGGACCGGAGCGTCTCCGTGCTGTTCGCCGACGGCGCCGGCGCGGCGGTCGTCGGCCCGTCCCCGACCCCCGGGATCGGACCCGTGGTCCGTGGCGCGGCGGGCCGGTACGAGCAGGCGCTGAGCATGAGCGCGAGCTGGGACGCGTTCGCCGCCGACCCGGATCCGCGGCGGCGTCCGTGGATGCGGATGGACGGGCGGCGCGTGTTCCGCTGGGCCATGGAGGAGGTGGCGCCGCAGGCCCGCCTCGCGCTGACGGCGGCGGGCGTCGAACCGGCCGGGCTCGACGTGTTCGTACCGCACCAGGCGAACCTGCGGATGATCGAGCTGATGGCCGAGCGGCTCGGCCTTGGGGCCGGTACGGCGATCGCCCGGGACGTGGTCCGCTCGGGCAACACCTCGGCGGCGTCGGTGCCGTTGGCGTTGGAGGCGCTGCTGACGGCAGGCACCGCGAGTACCGGCGACACGGCCCTGCTGATGGGCTTCGGCGCGGGCCTCAACTTCGCCGGACAGGTGGTGGCGCTGCCGTGA
- a CDS encoding flavin reductase family protein, giving the protein MSERTETVRAQRVRTETGAPAAEDFRAAMARFPAGVVVVTTRGARGEPRGFTASSFCSVSLDPPLVLVCLANTADSYAAFADCGHFAVSMLGPEHRPLAQRFATKGADKFAPDGLARTPAGLPVVAGALAELDCAVDARHPAGDHTILVGRVSGLRLGDGPPLVYYERGFRSLA; this is encoded by the coding sequence GTGAGCGAACGTACGGAGACGGTGCGCGCGCAGCGGGTACGCACGGAGACCGGGGCGCCGGCCGCCGAGGACTTCCGGGCCGCGATGGCCCGCTTCCCGGCCGGTGTCGTGGTGGTCACGACCCGGGGCGCGCGCGGTGAACCCCGCGGGTTCACGGCGAGTTCGTTCTGTTCGGTGTCCCTGGACCCGCCGCTGGTCCTGGTCTGTCTGGCGAACACGGCCGACTCGTACGCGGCGTTCGCCGACTGCGGCCACTTCGCGGTGAGCATGCTCGGACCCGAACACCGGCCGCTGGCGCAGCGGTTCGCGACGAAGGGCGCCGACAAGTTCGCCCCCGACGGTCTGGCGCGTACGCCGGCGGGGCTGCCGGTGGTGGCGGGCGCGCTCGCGGAGCTGGACTGCGCCGTGGACGCACGGCACCCGGCCGGGGATCACACGATCCTGGTCGGCCGGGTGTCCGGGCTGCGGCTGGGCGACGGCCCGCCCCTGGTCTATTACGAGCGGGGCTTCCGGTCCCTGGCCTGA
- a CDS encoding AfsR/SARP family transcriptional regulator, producing MTWPCGYVFNVEENSRVDLREFRRIAAAGRAAELEGDIRGAVGHFRSALKLWRGPLLADIEHGPLLRSEAVRMEECRLGMIERCVEGDLRLGRHREAVSELSALVSQYPYHEDLHAQLMIALYRCGRRQDALAAFQRLRERMVDGLGLEPGARLQRLQLAVLSGEADLDDSMPTPRPAPVGALA from the coding sequence ATGACGTGGCCGTGCGGTTATGTATTCAACGTCGAGGAGAACAGCCGGGTAGATCTGCGGGAATTCCGCAGGATCGCCGCCGCCGGACGCGCGGCGGAGCTCGAAGGCGATATCCGTGGCGCGGTCGGTCACTTCCGCTCGGCGCTGAAGCTCTGGCGCGGCCCGCTGCTGGCCGACATCGAGCACGGCCCGCTGCTGCGTTCCGAGGCGGTACGGATGGAGGAGTGCCGGCTCGGCATGATCGAGCGCTGCGTCGAGGGCGACCTGCGGCTCGGCCGGCACCGGGAGGCGGTCAGCGAACTGTCGGCCCTGGTCTCGCAGTACCCGTACCACGAGGACCTGCACGCCCAGTTGATGATCGCGCTCTACCGCTGCGGTCGCCGACAGGACGCCCTGGCCGCCTTCCAGCGGCTGCGGGAACGCATGGTGGACGGCCTCGGCCTGGAGCCCGGCGCGCGCCTCCAGCGGCTGCAACTCGCCGTGCTCAGCGGGGAGGCGGACCTCGACGACAGCATGCCGACGCCGAGGCCCGCGCCGGTCGGAGCCCTGGCCTGA